A genomic window from Cucumis melo cultivar AY chromosome 8, USDA_Cmelo_AY_1.0, whole genome shotgun sequence includes:
- the LOC103485052 gene encoding zinc-finger homeodomain protein 2 produces the protein METRSEDEEIGTPNSPLCYNNPSSNRESLIKLPNLDHPFLTAADRRRDHTVPQLHFSTHQKSTLHHIHKQHTRDHPEATPDPPIQSSIPASPSSAATPTPLAIASTSSRLISRTPSFAGATDNTIRSSVIRYRECLKNHAASTGGHVLDGCGEFMPNGEDGTTEAMKCAACECHRNFHRKEMKDDPPLQQALPTGFFVSNSIRNNGHRTDRTPVVPVSRHHQLPAVPISSMMMAFGGSNGAPDESSSEDLNMYHPSNNGARDLFGQQTQLIKKRFRTKFTQGQKDKMEEFAEKLGWKIQKHDELEVQQFCAEVGVRRQVFKVWMHNNKQGMKKKQM, from the coding sequence ATGGAGACGAGAAGTGAAGATGAGGAAATAGGAACTCCTAATTCACCTTTGTGCTATAATAATCCATCGTCAAATAGGGAATCTTTAATCAAACTGCCTAATTTGGATCACCCATTTCTCACAGCTGCTGATAGAAGAAGAGATCACACAGTACCCCAACTTCACTTCTCTACTCATCAGAAATCGACTCTCCATCATATACACAAACAACACACAAGAGACCATCCTGAAGCAACCCCAGATCCTCCAATCCAGTCGTCCATTCCTGCCTCTCCGTCATCTGCTGCTACTCCGACTCCGCTGGCAATTGCTAGCACCAGCAGCAGATTGATCTCAAGAACGCCATCATTTGCAGGGGCAACAGACAACACTATTCGTTCATCGGTAATCCGATACCGAGAATGTTTGAAGAACCACGCAGCAAGTACTGGTGGCCATGTTCTTGATGGCTGCGGCGAGTTCATGCCAAATGGAGAAGATGGAACGACTGAGGCCATGAAATGTGCAGCTTGTGAATGCCATCGGAACTTTCACCGGAAAGAAATGAAAGATGATCCACCCTTGCAGCAAGCTTTACCCACTGGTTTCTTCGTCTCCAACTCCATCAGAAACAATGGCCATCGCACTGATAGAACACCAGTTGTTCCAGTGTCCCGTCACCATCAATTACCAGCGGTTCCAATTTCTTCAATGATGATGGCATTTGGAGGAAGCAATGGAGCTCCCGATGAGTCTTCGAGTGAGGATCTGAACATGTATCACCCCTCTAATAATGGAGCCCGGGACCTGTTCGGTCAGCAGACACAACTAATAAAGAAACGATTTAGGACAAAGTTCACGCAAGGACAGAAGGACAAGATGGAAGAATTTGCTGAAAAATTGGGGTGGAAAATTCAGAAACATGATGAACTGGAAGTGCAGCAGTTTTGCGCTGAGGTGGGGGTAAGGAGACAAGTTTTCAAGGTTTGGATGCACAACAACAAACAAGGCATGAAGAAGAAACAAATGTAA